The sequence below is a genomic window from Gigantopelta aegis isolate Gae_Host unplaced genomic scaffold, Gae_host_genome ctg2763_pilon_pilon:::debris, whole genome shotgun sequence.
tatcaatgtgctctagttgtgtcgttaaacaaaacaaaacttaacttTATTGTGATCCATATCAATGACACACCTTATcaaatcactttttttttttctcctcctTCCATACAAAACATAATGTTTAGTGTTActgataattttaaatttaaaaaaggagGACATACACCAACATGAAAACCATTCACAGATATAACCACTTGGTCAATATCTTATGcacaaaaccaaaaacacattatttGATTACGCACATTAATTATTTGATTATACACATACGTTAAACACTGAATTTATACCTGTGTGAATGCACAAAGTACACTGTGTTGCATAGTCACTCTTAAAAGATCTTACTACATATAGCGCGATTgagtgttgttttttctctttgcGATGGGTCCAATCCAATAAAGAGAAATAATTGAGAAGGTACATTTGCATTAATATTGTCTTCAAAATGACAAGACGTTTTTTACGATGTACGTTAATTGTTAAGACGTGCGGCAGCTCGAGTTTATTCAAAGTcttgttatgtttgtattttgcattagtaaatgttattataatacAGTGACTAGTGACAGCCAATTTTGAAAATACATAGAACTAGGCAAATTAAATATAGCTTCGCAGCCATAATCCAGTTACAAACTAAAATAGGTGAAGTGCCCGACCCAGTTTTTAGCCTTTTTCATAAAAATCGCCAAATATACGAATTAAAATTGATTTCagtgaatatatttcattagtcCATCAAAAAAGATAATTCGAGAAACAATTGAATACATTTCTTTAAGGAGTTTtaattttgattatttatttttttatttgtttttttttggttaactCAAATTTCAGTTTCTCTACAGGTTTTGTGACCAAATTCATCAAACTGCTAGTAATTTAAAGCCTGATATCCTAATAGGTAGACACCCACTTGATCAATCAGattaaatacacaaacaatgtTATGTCCCAGAATGAACTCGATCCAAAATCTGTTATGCTTTATGAGACACTGGCAGAACACCATACGCAGAACCAGTTCTCGTTGATTTTAGAAAAGTAATATTGTCCTCTTTCCCTTCAGCCACGTTGTATTTTCTAATTTCACAGTTAGTGTTGTGGCCACTGAAGGACAGCAAGCTTCCATTCTGCAATAATACGCCAAACCAATATTTCAATGATCGCCATTTCGCTGTTGACTTGACTTGAATCTTGATTTCACCATCACTGTCAGTGACCTGGACGTGCATCACATTTCCTTCATAGTCCAGCAGATATACATCAGGGAGGTGAACCGAACCTCTCAGATACACCGATTTGTTTGGTAAACGTGAGCTGAGGTTAGATACACAGCGAGTCGCTGTATTGAAACACTTGATAACATCTGATCCACTTCCTCCACTCCGTCCACCCATCACCAGAATGTTGTGTCCAACTTCAGCAGCGAATGCATGTTCTCTGTTCTGTTTCAAATCTCCAACAACCTGCCAGCGCGTGTCACTCTCGCTCATCTCTTCAATCGTGTTGCTGTACCTACCACCAATTGCATACAGTTTAGAATTAGCTGTAGCCATACAGTGCTTATGACGTTGTTCTTCGAGCTCTGGACCTGTTTTCCACTCTCTTCTACAGAAGTCGTAGACGAGTGTACATTTTGTTCTACTGTTACCACCAGTTATGTAGATCTTGTTACCCAGACTTGCTGCTGAATACCGAGAGCCAGGGTCTACTGGAGCAGGTGGAACGTCTTCCCATGTCCCTTCTGATGTAAAACAAGCCAGAAGTGAATTTGTGTTCCTAGTTTTATCATACTGTAATATGAAAACATTCCCACATCCACTATCAGATCTGCTGATTGAACCAGTCGTCATAACGCGTGAACAAAGCACATTTTTTAGCATTTGCTGAACAGATTTATTTCCGCAAATGAGTTCTGAAAAAACTACGTTTTCAATAAGAAACTGTGGATCAATAAGTCCGACCCTGATCATTTCAAAGATACGTTTTACGTCATCTGCATCCGGGTTATTTGCTTCA
It includes:
- the LOC121391641 gene encoding ectoderm-neural cortex protein 1-like encodes the protein MVKGTFNDLDIVCENGTTSANRLVLAAMSSYFRAMLTSDMTESRTGVLNLPTVSVSVFQDILKMSLCSVDVVNEDNFVKMLDAGELMQLDDVKDLCHRYLKESLVLNTDNCLYWWRLMNRYNVPDLSHRAFSYMTENLTDFVERENIVHLSKSELIEILSKDDLKCKEDIIMKGVMKWLEANNPDADDVKRIFEMIRVGLIDPQFLIENVVFSELICGNKSVQQMLKNVLCSRVMTTGSISRSDSGCGNVFILQYDKTRNTNSLLACFTSEGTWEDVPPAPVDPGSRYSAASLGNKIYITGGNSRTKCTLVYDFCRREWKTGPELEEQRHKHCMATANSKLYAIGGRYSNTIEEMSESDTRWQVVGDLKQNREHAFAAEVGHNILVMGGRSGGSGSDVIKCFNTATRCVSNLSSRLPNKSVYLRGSVHLPDVYLLDYEGNVMHVQVTDSDGEIKIQVKSTAKWRSLKYWFGVLLQNGSLLSFSGHNTNCEIRKYNVAEGKEDNITFLKSTRTGSAYGVLPVSHKA